One Oncorhynchus kisutch isolate 150728-3 linkage group LG11, Okis_V2, whole genome shotgun sequence genomic region harbors:
- the LOC109899787 gene encoding atlastin-2-like isoform X2, which produces MLSVGRRDSHYTRISRMPLQCKLCSGECSAECCPVLSYLLFGKPSPGISHSSQSAHCCSAEDSPARSVQTCLTPNPHSELWMGLLLGAGGVEDVPLSLPDRRPHSRIAPRAEADSETDEWEQAPELSHVKEQPIEEEPVVGLAEKARPIQIVLAHEDDHKFELDTEALEKLLLQEDVRDLNVVVVSVAGAFRKGKSFLLDFMLRYMLNQQEQSDSWVGDDDDPLTGFSWRGGCERETTGIQVWSEVFVVNKPDGSKVAVLLVDTQGAFDSQSTIKDCATVFALSTMTSSVQVYNLSQNIQEDDLQHLQLFTEYGRLALEEIYLKPFQSLMFLIRDWSYPYEHNYGLEGGNRFLEKRLQVKQNQHEELQTVRKHIHSCFSNIGCFLLPHPGLKVATNPMFDGRLKDIDGDFKEALGNLVPLLLAPENLVEKEIGGAKVTCRDLVEYFKAYIKIYQGEELPHPKSMLQATAEANNLTAVAGAKDMYSKSMEMVCGGDKPYIAPADLERCHEEVKECSLRRFRSVKKMGGEDFCKKYQEQLEGELDEAYSNFHKHNEGKNIFYAARTPATLFVVMFATYIVSGLTGFIGMNTIAMLANLVMGVALMMLCMWAYVKYSGEFRDVGTIIDLLAETLWEQVLKPLSEQYMEDNVRQTVVNSIRASLTEQVTQHVKSH; this is translated from the exons ATGCTGTCTGTTGGCAGACGAGACAGTCATTATACCAGAATCAGCAGGATGCCTCTTCAGTGTAAGCTCTGCTCTGGAGAATGCTCCGCAGAatgctgtcctgttctctcaTACCTTCTGTTCGGCAAACCCTCTCCTGGCATCAGCCATAGTTCCCAGTCAGCCCACTGCTGTTCGGCAGAGGACAGCCCAGCACGCAGCGTTCAAACCTGCCTTACACCAAATCCTCACTCTGAGCTTTGGATGGGGTTGTTATTAG GTGCAGGTGGTGTGGAGGATGTTCCTTTGTCCCTGCCAGATCGGAGGCCTCATTCCAGGATAGCGCCTCGGGCAGAGGCTGACAGCGAAACAGACGAGTGGGAACAGGCCCCAGAGCTGAGTCATGTTAAGGAGCAGCCAATTGAAGAGGAGCCTGTGGTGGGGTTGGCCGAGAAGGCTCGGCCCATCCAGATAGTCCTGGCCCACGAGGACGACCACAAATTTGAGCTGGACACTGAGGCCCTGGAGAAGCTCCTACTGCAGGAGGATGTCAGAGACCTcaatgtggtggtggtgtctgtAGCCGGGGCCTTCCGCAAGGGCAAGTCCTTCCTGCTGGACTTCATGCTCCGATACATGCTCAACCAG CAGGAGCAGTCAGACTCGTGGGTGGGGGATGATGATGATCCTCTGACAGGGTTCAGCTGGAGAGGAGGCTGTGAGAGGGAGACCACAGGGATCCAGGTCTGGAGTGAAGTGTTTGTTGTCAACAAGCCAGATGGGAGCAAG GTTGCTGTTCTGTTAGTGGACACACAGGGAGCCTTTGACAGCCAGTCCACCATAAAGGACTGTGCAACAGTTTTTGCCCTGAGCACCATGACCAGCTCTGTACAG GTGTATAACCTGTCTCAGAATATTCAGGAGGATGACCTTCAGCATCTCCAG CTCTTCACAGAATACGGCCGGCTTGCTTTGGAGGAAATCTATCTTAAACCCTTTCAG TCACTCATGTTCCTGATCCGAGACTGGAGCTATCCATACGAACACAACTATGGACTGGAGGGGGGGAACCGCTTTCTAGAGAAGAGACTGCAG GTGAAGCAGAACCAGCACGAGGAGCTGCAGACCGTGAGGAAACATATCCACTCCTGCTTCTCCAACATCGGTTGCTTCCTACTGCCCCACCCTGGCCTCAAGGTGGCCACCAACCCCATGTTTGACGGAAGATTAAAAG ACATTGATGGTGACTTCAAGGAGGCGCTGGGCAATCTGGTGCCCTTACTGCTGGCTCCTGAGAACCTGGTGGAGAAGGAGATTGGAGGGGCGAAAGTGACCTGCAGAGATCTAGTGGAGTATTTTAAG GCCTATATAAAGATTTATCAAGGGGAGGAGCTTCCTCATCCCAAGTCCATGTTACAG GCAACGGCTGAAGCCAACAACCTTACAGCAGTTGCTGGAGCAAAAGACATGTACAGCAAAAGCATGGAGATG GTGTGTGGAGGGGACAAGCCCTACATCGCCCCTGCAGACCTGGAACGTTGCCACGAGGAGGTCAAGGAGTGCTCATTGCGTCGGTTCCGCTCCGTGAAGAAGATGGGCGGAGAGGACTTCTGCAAGAAATACCAGGAGCAGCTGGAGGGCGAGCTGGATGAGGCCTACTCCAACTTCCACAAGCACAACGAGGGCAAGAACATCTTCTATGCCGCACGCACACCTGCAACGCTGTTCGTCGTCATGTTCGCCACCTACATCGTCTCAGGGCTGACCGGCTTCATCGGCATGAACACTATTGCCATGCTGGCCAACCTGGTCATGGGCGTGGCCCTCATGATGCTCTGCATGTGGGCCTATGTAAAATACTCAGGGGAGTTCAGAGATGTGGGCACCATCATAGACCTGTTGGCAGAGACACTCTGGGAACAG
- the LOC109899787 gene encoding atlastin-2-like isoform X3, with the protein MAEVRLSGLSKRNHFEQNHKRHVFDEGAGGVEDVPLSLPDRRPHSRIAPRAEADSETDEWEQAPELSHVKEQPIEEEPVVGLAEKARPIQIVLAHEDDHKFELDTEALEKLLLQEDVRDLNVVVVSVAGAFRKGKSFLLDFMLRYMLNQQQEQSDSWVGDDDDPLTGFSWRGGCERETTGIQVWSEVFVVNKPDGSKVAVLLVDTQGAFDSQSTIKDCATVFALSTMTSSVQVYNLSQNIQEDDLQHLQLFTEYGRLALEEIYLKPFQSLMFLIRDWSYPYEHNYGLEGGNRFLEKRLQVKQNQHEELQTVRKHIHSCFSNIGCFLLPHPGLKVATNPMFDGRLKDIDGDFKEALGNLVPLLLAPENLVEKEIGGAKVTCRDLVEYFKAYIKIYQGEELPHPKSMLQATAEANNLTAVAGAKDMYSKSMEMVCGGDKPYIAPADLERCHEEVKECSLRRFRSVKKMGGEDFCKKYQEQLEGELDEAYSNFHKHNEGKNIFYAARTPATLFVVMFATYIVSGLTGFIGMNTIAMLANLVMGVALMMLCMWAYVKYSGEFRDVGTIIDLLAETLWEQVLKPLSEQYMEDNVRQTVVNSIRASLTEQVTQHVKSH; encoded by the exons ATGGCGGAGGTGAGATTGAGCGGGCTGAGTAAGAGGAATCATTTCGAACAAAACCACAAAAGACACGTCTTTGACGAAG GTGCAGGTGGTGTGGAGGATGTTCCTTTGTCCCTGCCAGATCGGAGGCCTCATTCCAGGATAGCGCCTCGGGCAGAGGCTGACAGCGAAACAGACGAGTGGGAACAGGCCCCAGAGCTGAGTCATGTTAAGGAGCAGCCAATTGAAGAGGAGCCTGTGGTGGGGTTGGCCGAGAAGGCTCGGCCCATCCAGATAGTCCTGGCCCACGAGGACGACCACAAATTTGAGCTGGACACTGAGGCCCTGGAGAAGCTCCTACTGCAGGAGGATGTCAGAGACCTcaatgtggtggtggtgtctgtAGCCGGGGCCTTCCGCAAGGGCAAGTCCTTCCTGCTGGACTTCATGCTCCGATACATGCTCAACCAG CAGCAGGAGCAGTCAGACTCGTGGGTGGGGGATGATGATGATCCTCTGACAGGGTTCAGCTGGAGAGGAGGCTGTGAGAGGGAGACCACAGGGATCCAGGTCTGGAGTGAAGTGTTTGTTGTCAACAAGCCAGATGGGAGCAAG GTTGCTGTTCTGTTAGTGGACACACAGGGAGCCTTTGACAGCCAGTCCACCATAAAGGACTGTGCAACAGTTTTTGCCCTGAGCACCATGACCAGCTCTGTACAG GTGTATAACCTGTCTCAGAATATTCAGGAGGATGACCTTCAGCATCTCCAG CTCTTCACAGAATACGGCCGGCTTGCTTTGGAGGAAATCTATCTTAAACCCTTTCAG TCACTCATGTTCCTGATCCGAGACTGGAGCTATCCATACGAACACAACTATGGACTGGAGGGGGGGAACCGCTTTCTAGAGAAGAGACTGCAG GTGAAGCAGAACCAGCACGAGGAGCTGCAGACCGTGAGGAAACATATCCACTCCTGCTTCTCCAACATCGGTTGCTTCCTACTGCCCCACCCTGGCCTCAAGGTGGCCACCAACCCCATGTTTGACGGAAGATTAAAAG ACATTGATGGTGACTTCAAGGAGGCGCTGGGCAATCTGGTGCCCTTACTGCTGGCTCCTGAGAACCTGGTGGAGAAGGAGATTGGAGGGGCGAAAGTGACCTGCAGAGATCTAGTGGAGTATTTTAAG GCCTATATAAAGATTTATCAAGGGGAGGAGCTTCCTCATCCCAAGTCCATGTTACAG GCAACGGCTGAAGCCAACAACCTTACAGCAGTTGCTGGAGCAAAAGACATGTACAGCAAAAGCATGGAGATG GTGTGTGGAGGGGACAAGCCCTACATCGCCCCTGCAGACCTGGAACGTTGCCACGAGGAGGTCAAGGAGTGCTCATTGCGTCGGTTCCGCTCCGTGAAGAAGATGGGCGGAGAGGACTTCTGCAAGAAATACCAGGAGCAGCTGGAGGGCGAGCTGGATGAGGCCTACTCCAACTTCCACAAGCACAACGAGGGCAAGAACATCTTCTATGCCGCACGCACACCTGCAACGCTGTTCGTCGTCATGTTCGCCACCTACATCGTCTCAGGGCTGACCGGCTTCATCGGCATGAACACTATTGCCATGCTGGCCAACCTGGTCATGGGCGTGGCCCTCATGATGCTCTGCATGTGGGCCTATGTAAAATACTCAGGGGAGTTCAGAGATGTGGGCACCATCATAGACCTGTTGGCAGAGACACTCTGGGAACAG
- the LOC109899787 gene encoding atlastin-2-like isoform X4, producing the protein MAEVRLSGLSKRNHFEQNHKRHVFDEGAGGVEDVPLSLPDRRPHSRIAPRAEADSETDEWEQAPELSHVKEQPIEEEPVVGLAEKARPIQIVLAHEDDHKFELDTEALEKLLLQEDVRDLNVVVVSVAGAFRKGKSFLLDFMLRYMLNQQEQSDSWVGDDDDPLTGFSWRGGCERETTGIQVWSEVFVVNKPDGSKVAVLLVDTQGAFDSQSTIKDCATVFALSTMTSSVQVYNLSQNIQEDDLQHLQLFTEYGRLALEEIYLKPFQSLMFLIRDWSYPYEHNYGLEGGNRFLEKRLQVKQNQHEELQTVRKHIHSCFSNIGCFLLPHPGLKVATNPMFDGRLKDIDGDFKEALGNLVPLLLAPENLVEKEIGGAKVTCRDLVEYFKAYIKIYQGEELPHPKSMLQATAEANNLTAVAGAKDMYSKSMEMVCGGDKPYIAPADLERCHEEVKECSLRRFRSVKKMGGEDFCKKYQEQLEGELDEAYSNFHKHNEGKNIFYAARTPATLFVVMFATYIVSGLTGFIGMNTIAMLANLVMGVALMMLCMWAYVKYSGEFRDVGTIIDLLAETLWEQVLKPLSEQYMEDNVRQTVVNSIRASLTEQVTQHVKSH; encoded by the exons ATGGCGGAGGTGAGATTGAGCGGGCTGAGTAAGAGGAATCATTTCGAACAAAACCACAAAAGACACGTCTTTGACGAAG GTGCAGGTGGTGTGGAGGATGTTCCTTTGTCCCTGCCAGATCGGAGGCCTCATTCCAGGATAGCGCCTCGGGCAGAGGCTGACAGCGAAACAGACGAGTGGGAACAGGCCCCAGAGCTGAGTCATGTTAAGGAGCAGCCAATTGAAGAGGAGCCTGTGGTGGGGTTGGCCGAGAAGGCTCGGCCCATCCAGATAGTCCTGGCCCACGAGGACGACCACAAATTTGAGCTGGACACTGAGGCCCTGGAGAAGCTCCTACTGCAGGAGGATGTCAGAGACCTcaatgtggtggtggtgtctgtAGCCGGGGCCTTCCGCAAGGGCAAGTCCTTCCTGCTGGACTTCATGCTCCGATACATGCTCAACCAG CAGGAGCAGTCAGACTCGTGGGTGGGGGATGATGATGATCCTCTGACAGGGTTCAGCTGGAGAGGAGGCTGTGAGAGGGAGACCACAGGGATCCAGGTCTGGAGTGAAGTGTTTGTTGTCAACAAGCCAGATGGGAGCAAG GTTGCTGTTCTGTTAGTGGACACACAGGGAGCCTTTGACAGCCAGTCCACCATAAAGGACTGTGCAACAGTTTTTGCCCTGAGCACCATGACCAGCTCTGTACAG GTGTATAACCTGTCTCAGAATATTCAGGAGGATGACCTTCAGCATCTCCAG CTCTTCACAGAATACGGCCGGCTTGCTTTGGAGGAAATCTATCTTAAACCCTTTCAG TCACTCATGTTCCTGATCCGAGACTGGAGCTATCCATACGAACACAACTATGGACTGGAGGGGGGGAACCGCTTTCTAGAGAAGAGACTGCAG GTGAAGCAGAACCAGCACGAGGAGCTGCAGACCGTGAGGAAACATATCCACTCCTGCTTCTCCAACATCGGTTGCTTCCTACTGCCCCACCCTGGCCTCAAGGTGGCCACCAACCCCATGTTTGACGGAAGATTAAAAG ACATTGATGGTGACTTCAAGGAGGCGCTGGGCAATCTGGTGCCCTTACTGCTGGCTCCTGAGAACCTGGTGGAGAAGGAGATTGGAGGGGCGAAAGTGACCTGCAGAGATCTAGTGGAGTATTTTAAG GCCTATATAAAGATTTATCAAGGGGAGGAGCTTCCTCATCCCAAGTCCATGTTACAG GCAACGGCTGAAGCCAACAACCTTACAGCAGTTGCTGGAGCAAAAGACATGTACAGCAAAAGCATGGAGATG GTGTGTGGAGGGGACAAGCCCTACATCGCCCCTGCAGACCTGGAACGTTGCCACGAGGAGGTCAAGGAGTGCTCATTGCGTCGGTTCCGCTCCGTGAAGAAGATGGGCGGAGAGGACTTCTGCAAGAAATACCAGGAGCAGCTGGAGGGCGAGCTGGATGAGGCCTACTCCAACTTCCACAAGCACAACGAGGGCAAGAACATCTTCTATGCCGCACGCACACCTGCAACGCTGTTCGTCGTCATGTTCGCCACCTACATCGTCTCAGGGCTGACCGGCTTCATCGGCATGAACACTATTGCCATGCTGGCCAACCTGGTCATGGGCGTGGCCCTCATGATGCTCTGCATGTGGGCCTATGTAAAATACTCAGGGGAGTTCAGAGATGTGGGCACCATCATAGACCTGTTGGCAGAGACACTCTGGGAACAG
- the LOC109899787 gene encoding atlastin-2-like isoform X1 has protein sequence MLSVGRRDSHYTRISRMPLQCKLCSGECSAECCPVLSYLLFGKPSPGISHSSQSAHCCSAEDSPARSVQTCLTPNPHSELWMGLLLGAGGVEDVPLSLPDRRPHSRIAPRAEADSETDEWEQAPELSHVKEQPIEEEPVVGLAEKARPIQIVLAHEDDHKFELDTEALEKLLLQEDVRDLNVVVVSVAGAFRKGKSFLLDFMLRYMLNQQQEQSDSWVGDDDDPLTGFSWRGGCERETTGIQVWSEVFVVNKPDGSKVAVLLVDTQGAFDSQSTIKDCATVFALSTMTSSVQVYNLSQNIQEDDLQHLQLFTEYGRLALEEIYLKPFQSLMFLIRDWSYPYEHNYGLEGGNRFLEKRLQVKQNQHEELQTVRKHIHSCFSNIGCFLLPHPGLKVATNPMFDGRLKDIDGDFKEALGNLVPLLLAPENLVEKEIGGAKVTCRDLVEYFKAYIKIYQGEELPHPKSMLQATAEANNLTAVAGAKDMYSKSMEMVCGGDKPYIAPADLERCHEEVKECSLRRFRSVKKMGGEDFCKKYQEQLEGELDEAYSNFHKHNEGKNIFYAARTPATLFVVMFATYIVSGLTGFIGMNTIAMLANLVMGVALMMLCMWAYVKYSGEFRDVGTIIDLLAETLWEQVLKPLSEQYMEDNVRQTVVNSIRASLTEQVTQHVKSH, from the exons ATGCTGTCTGTTGGCAGACGAGACAGTCATTATACCAGAATCAGCAGGATGCCTCTTCAGTGTAAGCTCTGCTCTGGAGAATGCTCCGCAGAatgctgtcctgttctctcaTACCTTCTGTTCGGCAAACCCTCTCCTGGCATCAGCCATAGTTCCCAGTCAGCCCACTGCTGTTCGGCAGAGGACAGCCCAGCACGCAGCGTTCAAACCTGCCTTACACCAAATCCTCACTCTGAGCTTTGGATGGGGTTGTTATTAG GTGCAGGTGGTGTGGAGGATGTTCCTTTGTCCCTGCCAGATCGGAGGCCTCATTCCAGGATAGCGCCTCGGGCAGAGGCTGACAGCGAAACAGACGAGTGGGAACAGGCCCCAGAGCTGAGTCATGTTAAGGAGCAGCCAATTGAAGAGGAGCCTGTGGTGGGGTTGGCCGAGAAGGCTCGGCCCATCCAGATAGTCCTGGCCCACGAGGACGACCACAAATTTGAGCTGGACACTGAGGCCCTGGAGAAGCTCCTACTGCAGGAGGATGTCAGAGACCTcaatgtggtggtggtgtctgtAGCCGGGGCCTTCCGCAAGGGCAAGTCCTTCCTGCTGGACTTCATGCTCCGATACATGCTCAACCAG CAGCAGGAGCAGTCAGACTCGTGGGTGGGGGATGATGATGATCCTCTGACAGGGTTCAGCTGGAGAGGAGGCTGTGAGAGGGAGACCACAGGGATCCAGGTCTGGAGTGAAGTGTTTGTTGTCAACAAGCCAGATGGGAGCAAG GTTGCTGTTCTGTTAGTGGACACACAGGGAGCCTTTGACAGCCAGTCCACCATAAAGGACTGTGCAACAGTTTTTGCCCTGAGCACCATGACCAGCTCTGTACAG GTGTATAACCTGTCTCAGAATATTCAGGAGGATGACCTTCAGCATCTCCAG CTCTTCACAGAATACGGCCGGCTTGCTTTGGAGGAAATCTATCTTAAACCCTTTCAG TCACTCATGTTCCTGATCCGAGACTGGAGCTATCCATACGAACACAACTATGGACTGGAGGGGGGGAACCGCTTTCTAGAGAAGAGACTGCAG GTGAAGCAGAACCAGCACGAGGAGCTGCAGACCGTGAGGAAACATATCCACTCCTGCTTCTCCAACATCGGTTGCTTCCTACTGCCCCACCCTGGCCTCAAGGTGGCCACCAACCCCATGTTTGACGGAAGATTAAAAG ACATTGATGGTGACTTCAAGGAGGCGCTGGGCAATCTGGTGCCCTTACTGCTGGCTCCTGAGAACCTGGTGGAGAAGGAGATTGGAGGGGCGAAAGTGACCTGCAGAGATCTAGTGGAGTATTTTAAG GCCTATATAAAGATTTATCAAGGGGAGGAGCTTCCTCATCCCAAGTCCATGTTACAG GCAACGGCTGAAGCCAACAACCTTACAGCAGTTGCTGGAGCAAAAGACATGTACAGCAAAAGCATGGAGATG GTGTGTGGAGGGGACAAGCCCTACATCGCCCCTGCAGACCTGGAACGTTGCCACGAGGAGGTCAAGGAGTGCTCATTGCGTCGGTTCCGCTCCGTGAAGAAGATGGGCGGAGAGGACTTCTGCAAGAAATACCAGGAGCAGCTGGAGGGCGAGCTGGATGAGGCCTACTCCAACTTCCACAAGCACAACGAGGGCAAGAACATCTTCTATGCCGCACGCACACCTGCAACGCTGTTCGTCGTCATGTTCGCCACCTACATCGTCTCAGGGCTGACCGGCTTCATCGGCATGAACACTATTGCCATGCTGGCCAACCTGGTCATGGGCGTGGCCCTCATGATGCTCTGCATGTGGGCCTATGTAAAATACTCAGGGGAGTTCAGAGATGTGGGCACCATCATAGACCTGTTGGCAGAGACACTCTGGGAACAG